One window from the genome of Acidihalobacter ferrooxydans encodes:
- the hemN gene encoding oxygen-independent coproporphyrinogen III oxidase, with the protein MNADNQNVRFDPELIRRYDRAGPRYTSYPTAVQFHEGFGEEDYRAAAARSNAGGRALSLYFHLPFCDTVCYYCACNKIVTKDRSRAAPYLQRLHRELAMQGELFDARRKVEQLHWGGGTPTFLSHAEMSELVDVTGRHFELVEDGEYSIEIDPREVDGETVGLLRRLGFNRLSLGVQDFDARVQKAVNRIQGEAETLGVIDAARGAGFRSVSVDLIYGLPHQSVASFAATVDKIIAAAPDRLSVFNYAHLPERFKPQRRIAAANLPSAAQKLAILEDTIGRLTAAGYVYIGMDHFARPDDELAVAQREGTLYRNFQGYSTHADCDLVAVGVTSIGMIADTYSQNVRTEAEYFERVDAGRLPVFRGVRLSADDRLRRAVITDLICHFRVDYARIKAAYGVVFEDYFAAELAVLESMQNDGLLRLEASGITVAPAGRLLIRNICMVFDRYLSEVKGGYSKVI; encoded by the coding sequence GTGAATGCAGACAACCAGAACGTTCGTTTCGATCCCGAACTGATCAGGCGCTACGACCGAGCCGGACCGCGCTACACCTCGTATCCGACGGCGGTGCAGTTCCACGAAGGCTTCGGCGAGGAAGACTACCGCGCCGCCGCGGCGCGCAGCAACGCCGGCGGCCGTGCCCTGTCGCTGTATTTCCATCTGCCGTTCTGCGACACGGTCTGCTACTACTGCGCCTGCAACAAGATCGTGACCAAGGATCGCAGCCGTGCCGCGCCGTATCTGCAGCGCCTGCACCGCGAGCTGGCCATGCAGGGCGAGTTGTTCGACGCCCGGCGCAAGGTCGAGCAACTGCACTGGGGCGGCGGCACGCCGACCTTTCTGTCGCATGCCGAAATGAGCGAACTGGTCGACGTCACCGGCCGGCATTTCGAGCTGGTCGAGGACGGCGAGTATTCCATCGAGATCGACCCGCGCGAGGTCGACGGCGAAACGGTCGGATTGTTGCGCCGGCTCGGTTTCAACCGCCTGAGCCTGGGCGTGCAGGACTTCGACGCGCGGGTGCAGAAGGCGGTCAACCGCATTCAGGGCGAGGCTGAAACGCTGGGCGTGATCGACGCCGCACGCGGCGCGGGCTTCCGCTCGGTCAGCGTCGATCTGATCTACGGCCTGCCGCATCAGAGCGTGGCGAGTTTCGCCGCGACCGTGGACAAGATTATCGCCGCCGCGCCGGATCGCCTGTCGGTGTTCAATTACGCGCACCTGCCTGAACGCTTCAAGCCGCAGCGGCGCATCGCCGCCGCCAATCTGCCGAGCGCAGCGCAGAAGCTGGCGATTCTCGAAGACACCATCGGTCGTCTGACCGCCGCCGGCTATGTCTACATCGGCATGGATCATTTCGCGCGCCCTGACGACGAACTCGCCGTGGCTCAGCGCGAGGGTACGCTGTACCGCAACTTCCAGGGTTATTCGACGCACGCCGACTGCGACCTTGTCGCCGTGGGCGTGACCTCGATCGGCATGATCGCCGACACTTACAGCCAGAACGTGCGTACCGAGGCGGAGTACTTCGAGCGCGTCGATGCCGGGCGGCTGCCGGTGTTTCGCGGTGTGCGCCTGAGCGCGGACGACAGGCTGCGTCGCGCCGTCATTACCGATCTGATCTGTCACTTTCGCGTGGATTACGCCCGCATCAAGGCAGCTTATGGCGTCGTCTTCGAGGACTACTTTGCGGCTGAACTGGCGGTGCTGGAATCCATGCAGAACGACGGGCTGCTCAGGCTCGAAGCATCGGGTATCACGGTTGCGCCGGCGGGTCGGCTGTTGATCCGCAATATTTGCATGGTTTTCGATCGCTATTTAAGCGAGGTGAAAGGCGGATATTCAAAGGTGATCTGA